One genomic region from Vibrio sp. SCSIO 43137 encodes:
- the norR gene encoding nitric oxide reductase transcriptional regulator NorR, translated as MTPSLEKVLLQIALDLTSELPKGQHYQKLIDAVNKVLPCDASALFVLDKNNFLVPVAVSGLSTSVLGRKFDPKEHPRLKKILSSRKPVRFSADSKLPDPFDGLLSGAPQETIDVHDCMGCSLYVEEKQVGLLTLDALNTGAFDKTDAIVIETFAAMTAATLRNITLFEALQESNRQQKSINQLLIEQARHKQGELVGLSPQMQSLKESIGMVAQSNYAVLISGETGTGKELVAHALHEQSSRSDKPMVYVNCAALPESIAESELFGHVKGAFTGAVSNRAGKFEMADGGTIFLDEIGELPLLLQAKLLRVIQQGEVQRVGADRNLQVDVRIIAATNRDLHEEVSLGNFRADLFHRLNVFPIYIPPLREREGDIPVLAGYLLDKVRSQFKVPNLYIHPESLCRMEKMEWKGNVRELEHTLMRISLKAIQQGEHVIHFDHSEPQISPQKSGTGSAFFTSEPTPMRESVEAFQKQLIEHALQQCDGVWAKAAQFLQLDRGNLYRMGKKLGVDAKSVVN; from the coding sequence ATGACCCCTTCTTTAGAGAAAGTGCTGCTTCAGATAGCACTGGATTTGACCTCTGAATTACCCAAAGGCCAGCATTATCAAAAACTGATTGATGCGGTAAATAAAGTATTGCCTTGTGATGCCAGCGCCTTGTTTGTTCTGGATAAAAATAACTTTCTGGTGCCGGTTGCTGTCAGCGGCCTTTCCACTTCGGTACTTGGCCGCAAGTTTGATCCTAAAGAGCACCCCAGGCTGAAAAAAATCCTCTCCAGCAGAAAGCCGGTTCGCTTCTCAGCTGACTCTAAACTTCCTGATCCTTTTGACGGATTGCTGTCCGGCGCTCCGCAAGAGACCATTGATGTGCATGACTGTATGGGCTGCAGCCTGTATGTGGAGGAGAAGCAGGTTGGCTTGCTGACCCTTGATGCCCTGAATACCGGTGCTTTCGATAAAACCGATGCCATTGTGATAGAGACTTTTGCAGCGATGACGGCGGCAACCCTGAGAAATATTACTCTGTTTGAGGCGTTGCAGGAGTCTAACCGTCAGCAAAAATCCATTAACCAGTTACTGATTGAGCAGGCTCGGCATAAGCAGGGTGAATTGGTCGGCCTTAGTCCGCAAATGCAATCCCTGAAAGAGAGCATCGGCATGGTGGCGCAATCGAACTATGCGGTATTGATTAGTGGTGAGACAGGGACCGGCAAAGAGTTGGTGGCTCACGCTCTGCATGAGCAGTCATCCCGCAGCGATAAACCCATGGTTTACGTGAACTGCGCGGCGTTGCCGGAATCCATAGCCGAGAGTGAGCTATTTGGTCATGTTAAAGGCGCCTTTACCGGTGCCGTAAGTAACCGGGCCGGTAAGTTTGAGATGGCGGATGGCGGAACCATTTTCCTTGATGAGATCGGTGAGCTGCCACTGTTATTGCAGGCAAAACTACTGAGGGTGATACAGCAGGGCGAAGTTCAGAGAGTAGGTGCAGACAGAAACTTGCAGGTGGATGTCAGAATTATTGCTGCTACTAACCGGGATCTTCATGAAGAGGTGTCACTGGGCAATTTCCGCGCTGATCTGTTTCACCGCTTAAACGTGTTCCCAATCTATATTCCGCCACTAAGAGAGCGCGAGGGAGATATTCCTGTACTGGCCGGTTATTTGCTGGATAAAGTACGTAGCCAGTTTAAGGTGCCTAACCTCTATATCCATCCTGAATCCCTGTGCCGGATGGAAAAGATGGAGTGGAAAGGCAATGTTCGGGAGCTGGAACACACTTTAATGCGAATCAGCCTGAAAGCGATTCAGCAAGGGGAGCATGTGATTCATTTTGACCACTCTGAGCCGCAAATCAGCCCGCAGAAGAGTGGAACGGGCAGTGCTTTCTTTACTTCTGAACCAACACCTATGCGTGAATCTGTAGAAGCGTTCCAGAAACAGCTTATCGAACATGCTCTTCAGCAGTGTGATGGTGTATGGGCGAAAGCAGCTCAGTTTCTGCAACTGGACAGAGGTAATCTGTACCGCATGGGGAAAAAGCTGGGTGTGGATGCAAAATCAGTGGTTAACTAA